The Arachis hypogaea cultivar Tifrunner chromosome 16, arahy.Tifrunner.gnm2.J5K5, whole genome shotgun sequence genome contains a region encoding:
- the LOC112759026 gene encoding uncharacterized protein, which translates to MAEMRVTNSWSDELASLMDDDPVGFSSSTTFEVRRSVYAPPPPSVEEPVVVAEGEESLKEQAMGFLMAWCEILMELGRGCRDILRQNFLNEDSFLFRNFALPCAKVSKRLSFLNDFLPEDRDPFHAWSIVVFVFVLALAAISVDPNHDALTEVMKVRTHPPSARRILLPDGRNMSYYEQGVSAGRARFSLVAPHSLLSSRLAGIPGVKASLLEDYGVRLVTYDLPGFGESDPHPTRSLNSSATDMLHLANAANVTDKFWVLCHSSGCVHAWASLRYIPDRIAGAVMLAPMINPYEPGMVKDEMKRTWVKWLPKRKFMYILAHRFPKLLSFFYKKNFLPENHDQIDKQLYYSLGKKDEILIEEPEFEEFWQRDVEESVRQGSVQPFIEEVILQVSKWGFGIEELRVQRKCQTRSLLLWLKSMYSQAECELEGFPGLIHIWQGMDDRVVPPSMMEYIGRVLPEAIIHKLQNEGHFSYFFFCDECHSKIFSTVFGTPQGPIQEPQEEIAYEENTEDLIQQRTSDSDTA; encoded by the exons atggcGGAAATGAGAGTGACGAATTCGTGGAGCGATGAGCTAGCGAGTCTCATGGACGACGATCCGGTCGGTTTCTCGTCTTCCACGACGTTTGAGGTGAGGAGATCGGTGTACGCGCCGCCTCCGCCGAGCGTGGAGGAGCCAGTGGTGGTGGCGGAGGGGGAGGAGAGCTTGAAGGAGCAGGCGATGGGGTTCTTGATGGCATGGTGTGAGATACTGATGGAGTTAGGTAGGGGATGCAGGGACATACTGCGGCAGAACTTTCTCAACGAAGATTCCTTCCTTTTCAGAAACTTCGCACTGCCTTGCGCTAAGGTATCAAAGAGGTTGAGTTTCCTCAACGATTTCTTGCCCGAGGATCGCGATCCCTTCCATGCCTGGTCCATCGTCGTCTTCGTTTTTGTTCTTGCCCTCGCAG CTATAAGTGTAGATCCCAATCATGATGCTCTAACCGAGGTGATGAAGGTTCGCACACACCCTCCCAGTGCTAGACGCATATTACTTCCAGACGGTAGAAACATGTCTTATTATGAGCAAGGTGTTTCAGCTGGCAGAGCTAGATTTTCTCTTGTTGCTCCACATTCTTTACTTTCATCTCGATTAGCAG GTATACCTGGGGTTAAAGCATCATTGCTTGAAGATTACGGTGTCCGTTTGGTCACATATGATCTTCCTGGTTTTGGGGAAAGTGACCCTCATCCCACCAGAAGTCTCAATTCATCAGCCACTGACATGTTACATTTAGCCAATGCTGCCAATGTTACTGATAAGTTCTGGGTGCTATGTCATTCAAGCGGATGTGTTCATGCCTGGGCATCACTCAGATATATTCCTGACAGAATCGCAG GTGCAGTGATGCTAGCTCCTATGATTAATCCATATGAACCTGGCATGGTTAAAGACGAGATGAAAAGAACTTGGGTGAAGTGGCTGCCAAAGAGGAAATTTATGTATATATTGGCTCATAGGTTTCCGAaacttctctcttttttctaCAAGAAGAACTTCTTGCCGGAAAATCATGATCAAATTGATAAGCAGCTATATTATTCATTAGGAAAGAAG GATGAGATTTTGATTGAAGAACCAGAATTTGAAGAATTTTGGCAGCGTGATGTGGAGGAGTCGGTTCGTCAGGGAAGTGTGCAGCCATTTATAGAGGAAGTTATTCTTCAGGTATCGAAATGGGGTTTTGGCATAGAAGAACTTCGTGTGCAGAGGAAGTGTCAAACAAGAAGTTTACTTCTTTGGTTGAAGTCCATGTACAGTCAGGCAGAATGTGAGTTAGAAGGATTTCCTGGCCTTATACACATATGGCAG GGAATGGATGATAGAGTGGTCCCACCATCAATGATGGAATACATAGGACGGGTATTACCAGAGGCAATAATCCACAAGCTACAAAATGAGGGCCACTTTTCCTATTTCTTTTTCTGTGATGAGTGTCATAGTAAGATATTTTCCACTGTGTTTGGAACCCCTCAAGGTCCTATACAAGAACCACAAGAGGAAATTGCATACGAGGAAAATACAGAAGATCTTATCCAACAACGTACTTCTGATTCTGATACGGCATGA
- the LOC112759027 gene encoding mitochondrial import inner membrane translocase subunit TIM14-3 produces the protein MATPFLAGLAVAAAATVGRYGIHAWQAFKARPPRVRRFYEGGFQATMNRREAALVLGVRDRTPTDKIKEAHRRVMIANHPDAGGSHYLASKINEAKEVMLGKIKGGGSAF, from the exons ATG GCTACACCTTTTCTGGCAGGCCTTGCTGTGGCAGCTGCTGCAACTGTTGGTAGATATGGTATCCATGCCTGGCAAGCATTCAAGGCGAGGCCACCTCGAGTGCGTAGATTTTACGAAGGCGGTTTCCAAGCTACTATGAATAGAAGGGAAGCTGCTCTGGTGCTTGGGGTTAG AGATCGAACTCCGACAGATAAGATTAAAGAAGCACATAGGAGGGTGATGATTGCAAACCATCCGGATGCAGGTGGAAGCCATTACCTAGCATCCAAAATCAATGAAGCAAAAGAGGTCATGCTTGGAAAGATCAAGGGTGGTGGGTCAGCATTTTGA